A stretch of the Malus domestica chromosome 08, GDT2T_hap1 genome encodes the following:
- the LOC103448634 gene encoding VQ motif-containing protein 9, which translates to MDKSCPSSTTDSAAHTTAASSGSGGGGGSFNTTTTRDNYLKHLNKLSHKISKPTTTNTQNTFLKKPNFENPPPPPPPPLPLPPQQQQHQPPVYNINKNDFRDVVQKLTGSPAHDRFSNPPPPVHQPKPQISSRLQRIRPPPLAQVNNRPPPSLECAAPPPNASNPIIPPMGSAAAHFNSIGRSTTPLSPLPPFPTVHGAAESPVSAYMRYLHNSISAVDSNNQKFSGFSPLAPLVSPRWTNLTPSPRQNQQVAHPLQGIGTSANQQPQTTTATASQPQFAMPPSPLPFGCLNSPRSTYPLLSPNQLGFPQLPLSPTVPAPSPRWRSF; encoded by the coding sequence ATGGATAAAAGCTGTCCCTCTTCAACTACTGATTCAGCTGCTCACACTACTGCCGCTTCCAGTGGTAGTGGCGGTGGCGGAGGAAGCTTCAACACGACCACCACCAGGGACAATTACCTCAAACACCTCAACAAGCTCTCCCACAAGATCTCAAaacccaccaccaccaacaccCAAAACACCTTCCTCAAAAAACCCAACTTTGAAAACCCaccgcctcctcctcctcctccacttcCTCTTCCTCCCCAACAGCAGCAGCACCAGCCGCCGGTctacaacatcaacaaaaatgACTTCCGCGACGTCGTTCAGAAGCTCACCGGCTCTCCCGCCCACGACCGCTTCTCTAACCCGCCGCCGCCCGTCCACCAGCCCAAGCCCCAGATCAGCTCTCGCCTCCAGCGCATCCGCCCTCCCCCCCTCGCTCAGGTTAACAACCGCCCCCCTCCCTCGCTAGAATGCGCCGCTCCACCCCCAAACGCCAGCAATCCAATCATCCCACCCATGGGATCCGCCGCCGCTCACTTCAACTCCATCGGACGGTCCACAacccctctctctcccctccctcCTTTCCCAACCGTACACGGAGCGGCTGAATCCCCCGTCTCAGCCTACATGCGGTACCTCCACAACTCAATCTCAGCCGTCGATTCTAACAACCAGAAGTTCTCGGGATTCTCGCCGCTGGCCCCACTTGTCTCGCCGCGCTGGACCAATCTGACGCCGTCTCCGCGGCAGAATCAGCAGGTTGCGCATCCGCTGCAGGGGATAGGTACATCAGCGAATCAACAACCGCAGACAACGACGGCGACAGCTTCACAGCCACAGTTCGCTATGCCTCCGTCGCCGCTTCCATTCGGGTGCTTGAATTCGCCGCGATCCACGTACCCATTGCTTTCCCCAAATCAATTAGGGTTTCCTCAGCTGCCGCTCTCGCCCACAGTGCCTGCACCAAGCCCTAGGTGGAGAAGTTTCTAA